In a single window of the Microbacterium sp. Root61 genome:
- the sucC gene encoding ADP-forming succinate--CoA ligase subunit beta, translating into MDLYEYQARDLFEKYEVPVLAGIVADTPEEVRAAAEKIGGVVVVKAQVKAGGRGKAGGVKVAKTPEEAFEASKAIFGLDIKGHVVKRVMVAQGARIDKEYYFSVLLDRANRSYLSLCSVEGGMEIEELAVERPEALARVEVDPLGGIDKQKAVEIAQAAGFAPELVDKVSDVFVKLYNVYKGEDATLVEVNPLVLTEEGDVIALDGKVSLDENADFRHPGHALLEDKDAADPLEAKAKANDLNYVKLDGEVGVIGNGAGLVMSTLDVVAYAGENHGGVKPANFLDIGGGASAEVMAAGLDVILGDPQVKSVFVNVFGGITACDAVAKGIVGALAELGATATKPLVVRLDGNKVEEGRAILRDANHPLVTLAETMDEGADKAAALANA; encoded by the coding sequence GTGGATCTATACGAGTACCAGGCACGCGATCTCTTCGAGAAGTACGAGGTGCCGGTACTCGCCGGTATCGTCGCGGATACGCCGGAAGAAGTGCGCGCTGCCGCCGAGAAGATCGGTGGCGTCGTCGTCGTCAAGGCGCAGGTCAAGGCCGGCGGCCGTGGCAAGGCCGGCGGCGTCAAGGTCGCGAAGACCCCCGAGGAGGCCTTCGAGGCATCCAAGGCGATCTTCGGCCTCGACATCAAGGGCCACGTCGTCAAGCGCGTCATGGTCGCGCAGGGCGCGCGCATCGACAAGGAGTACTACTTCTCGGTGCTGCTGGACCGCGCGAACCGCTCCTACCTGAGCCTGTGCAGCGTCGAGGGCGGCATGGAGATCGAGGAGCTCGCGGTCGAGCGTCCCGAGGCTCTCGCTCGCGTCGAGGTCGACCCGCTGGGCGGCATCGACAAGCAGAAGGCCGTCGAGATCGCCCAGGCTGCCGGGTTCGCCCCCGAGCTGGTCGACAAGGTGAGCGACGTCTTCGTCAAGCTCTACAACGTCTACAAGGGCGAGGACGCGACGCTCGTCGAGGTCAACCCCCTGGTGCTGACCGAAGAGGGCGACGTCATCGCCCTCGACGGCAAGGTCTCGCTCGATGAGAACGCCGACTTCCGCCACCCGGGCCACGCGCTCCTGGAGGACAAGGACGCCGCGGACCCGCTGGAGGCCAAGGCCAAGGCGAACGACCTCAACTACGTCAAGCTCGACGGCGAGGTCGGCGTGATCGGCAACGGCGCGGGCCTGGTCATGTCGACGCTGGACGTCGTCGCGTACGCCGGTGAGAACCACGGCGGCGTCAAGCCCGCCAACTTCCTCGACATCGGCGGCGGCGCCTCGGCCGAGGTCATGGCCGCAGGCCTGGACGTCATCCTCGGCGACCCGCAGGTCAAGAGCGTCTTCGTCAACGTCTTCGGCGGCATCACCGCCTGCGACGCCGTCGCCAAGGGCATCGTGGGCGCACTCGCCGAGCTCGGCGCGACCGCCACCAAGCCGCTGGTCGTCCGCCTGGACGGCAACAAGGTGGAGGAGGGCCGCGCGATCCTGCGCGACGCCAACCACCCGCTCGTCACTCTTGCCGAGACCATGGACGAGGGCGCCGACAAGGCCGCCGCGCTCGCGAACGCATAA
- the purH gene encoding bifunctional phosphoribosylaminoimidazolecarboxamide formyltransferase/IMP cyclohydrolase: MAGPAHDPSLYRERDIVPIRRALVSVSDKTDLLRLAEALAASGAEIVSTGSTAATIRDAGFAVTDVSSVTGFPESLDGRVKTLHPSVHAGLLADLRLEDHERQLAELGIAPFELVVVNLYPFIETVASGAQGDDVVEQIDIGGPAMVRASAKNHANVAIVVSPESYSGVIDAIKAGGTSLTQRRELAARAFAHTAAYDTAVATWFADGTLGSEEDLPAHLTISAERLATLRYGENSHQRAAIYSRTGGHGIAQATQLQGKEMSYNNYIDADAALRAAFDMVKPAVAIIKHANPCGIAVAAPNALDPIASAHLRAHECDPVSAFGGVIAANRTVTLKMAENLRDIFTEVIVAPDFEPAALEVFALKKNLRVLQLPTDWQQERMDVRLVSGGLLLQDADRFPDDIESVAKNWELVSGERPDEAEMTNLIFAWKACRAVKSNAIVLAKGSATVGVGMGQVNRVDSCRLAVERAGDRAAGSVAASDAFFPFADGPQVLIDAGVSAIVQPGGSVRDEEVIDAARKAGVTMFFTGERHFFH, from the coding sequence ATGGCCGGTCCGGCCCACGACCCCTCTCTGTACCGTGAGCGCGACATCGTCCCGATCCGGCGCGCGCTCGTCTCCGTCAGCGACAAGACCGACCTGCTGAGGCTCGCCGAGGCGCTCGCCGCCAGCGGCGCCGAGATCGTCTCGACCGGTTCGACGGCCGCGACCATCCGCGACGCGGGCTTCGCCGTCACGGACGTCTCCTCGGTCACGGGCTTCCCCGAGTCCCTCGACGGTCGCGTCAAGACACTGCACCCGAGCGTGCACGCCGGCCTCCTGGCCGACCTGCGCCTCGAAGATCACGAGCGTCAGCTCGCCGAGCTGGGCATCGCGCCCTTCGAGCTCGTCGTGGTCAACCTGTACCCGTTCATCGAGACGGTCGCCTCCGGCGCCCAGGGCGACGACGTGGTCGAGCAGATCGACATCGGCGGCCCCGCGATGGTCCGCGCCTCGGCGAAGAACCACGCCAACGTCGCCATCGTCGTCTCGCCCGAGTCCTACTCGGGCGTGATCGATGCCATCAAGGCCGGCGGCACGTCGTTGACGCAGCGCCGCGAGCTCGCGGCACGGGCGTTCGCCCACACCGCGGCGTACGACACTGCGGTCGCCACCTGGTTCGCCGACGGCACCCTCGGGTCGGAGGAAGACCTCCCCGCCCACCTCACGATCAGCGCCGAGCGCCTCGCGACGCTCCGCTACGGCGAGAACTCGCACCAGCGCGCGGCGATCTACTCCCGCACCGGCGGCCACGGCATCGCCCAGGCGACACAGCTGCAGGGCAAGGAGATGTCGTACAACAACTACATCGACGCCGACGCCGCCCTGCGCGCCGCCTTCGACATGGTCAAGCCCGCCGTCGCGATCATCAAGCACGCCAACCCCTGCGGCATCGCGGTCGCGGCCCCGAACGCGCTGGACCCCATCGCCAGCGCCCACCTGCGCGCGCACGAGTGCGACCCGGTGTCGGCGTTCGGCGGCGTCATCGCGGCGAACCGCACAGTCACCTTGAAGATGGCGGAGAACCTGCGCGACATCTTCACCGAGGTGATCGTCGCGCCCGACTTCGAGCCCGCCGCCCTGGAGGTCTTCGCGCTCAAGAAGAACCTGCGCGTGCTGCAGCTGCCGACCGACTGGCAGCAGGAGCGCATGGACGTGCGCCTCGTCTCCGGCGGACTGCTGCTGCAGGACGCGGACCGCTTCCCCGACGACATCGAATCGGTCGCGAAGAACTGGGAGCTCGTCTCCGGTGAGCGTCCGGACGAAGCCGAGATGACGAACCTCATCTTCGCGTGGAAGGCGTGCCGCGCCGTCAAGTCCAACGCCATCGTGCTGGCCAAGGGCTCGGCCACGGTCGGCGTCGGCATGGGACAGGTGAACCGGGTCGACTCCTGCCGCCTCGCGGTCGAGCGGGCGGGGGATCGTGCCGCAGGATCGGTCGCGGCATCCGACGCCTTCTTCCCGTTCGCGGACGGCCCCCAGGTGCTGATCGACGCCGGTGTCTCGGCGATCGTGCAGCCCGGCGGCTCCGTGCGCGATGAAGAGGTCATCGACGCTGCCCGCAAGGCCGGCGTGACGATGTTCTTCACGGGTGAGCGTCACTTCTTCCACTGA
- a CDS encoding cell division protein PerM yields MHRLLIALLSAFDAAVAAAAGVVLVLAPLTVLWVVGFGGTADWATLWPVGASIWQLGHLVPLFITLPELYLVEAGIAPDAASFVLSLAPLALTAFTAIFAARSGARGSRADGWATGVIAGSVTFAALTTLIALSARNPVAAIHLWQAVLFPTLVFVLPAIAGAVVTEWREAGAGVIARLRDRAEERPHGWSEVPGLAALGAVVVWVGLLGLGALAVAVALLVGGGDVIALFEAGHMDALGATVTTLAQLAYLPNLAIWAFCYIAGPGFALGVDTAVSPSGTQVGVVPGIPVFGAVPESSSPWLLLLALLPVALGALAGWIARSRLVAPRAVAADRVIPQTAAPWATASLEGLIGAPPEVVEEPEPEHEHEHEPIAARLALTLAIAVLAGAGAALMAALASGSIGPGRLAEVGPQPGPVALVVGLEVLVGAGILLLSPSSRSRSRGHEGSHDVALTVEDAATPGTDETGPLEPLPTFVPVAAEPLPPFPPAVVTPVPEDETGGPAPRRPGPLPPVD; encoded by the coding sequence ATGCATCGTCTCCTCATCGCACTCCTGTCCGCGTTCGACGCGGCCGTCGCCGCCGCAGCGGGCGTGGTCCTCGTCCTGGCCCCGCTCACCGTGCTGTGGGTGGTCGGATTCGGCGGCACCGCGGACTGGGCCACACTCTGGCCGGTGGGGGCCTCCATCTGGCAGCTCGGGCATCTCGTGCCTCTGTTCATCACCCTGCCGGAGCTGTACCTGGTCGAGGCGGGGATCGCCCCGGATGCGGCATCCTTCGTCCTCTCTCTCGCACCGCTGGCGCTCACCGCCTTCACCGCGATCTTCGCCGCCCGCTCCGGCGCCCGTGGGTCGCGCGCGGACGGCTGGGCCACCGGCGTCATCGCGGGCAGCGTGACCTTCGCAGCGCTGACCACTCTCATCGCGCTCAGCGCGCGCAACCCGGTCGCCGCGATCCACCTGTGGCAGGCCGTCCTCTTCCCGACCCTCGTGTTCGTGCTCCCCGCCATCGCCGGGGCCGTCGTCACCGAGTGGCGCGAAGCCGGGGCGGGCGTGATCGCACGTCTGCGCGACCGTGCCGAGGAGCGTCCGCACGGCTGGAGCGAGGTCCCCGGGCTCGCAGCCCTCGGCGCCGTCGTCGTCTGGGTCGGGCTGCTCGGGCTGGGTGCGCTCGCCGTGGCGGTGGCACTCCTGGTCGGTGGCGGCGATGTCATCGCGCTGTTCGAGGCCGGCCACATGGATGCGCTGGGCGCGACCGTGACGACGCTCGCACAGCTCGCCTACCTGCCGAACCTCGCGATCTGGGCCTTCTGCTACATCGCGGGACCCGGCTTCGCACTGGGTGTGGACACGGCCGTGTCGCCGTCCGGCACCCAGGTCGGCGTCGTCCCCGGCATCCCCGTCTTCGGCGCGGTCCCGGAGTCGTCCTCGCCGTGGCTGCTCCTGCTCGCACTGCTGCCGGTCGCGCTGGGCGCCCTCGCCGGATGGATCGCCCGCTCGAGACTCGTCGCCCCGCGCGCCGTTGCGGCCGACCGCGTCATTCCGCAGACGGCTGCCCCGTGGGCGACGGCGTCGCTCGAAGGACTGATCGGAGCACCGCCGGAGGTCGTCGAGGAGCCGGAGCCCGAGCACGAGCACGAGCACGAGCCCATCGCCGCGCGCCTCGCGCTGACCCTGGCGATCGCCGTGCTGGCCGGCGCGGGAGCGGCACTGATGGCCGCCCTGGCATCGGGATCGATCGGGCCCGGGCGGCTTGCCGAGGTCGGTCCGCAGCCGGGGCCGGTCGCGCTGGTCGTGGGCCTGGAGGTGCTGGTGGGTGCCGGCATCCTATTGCTCTCCCCGTCCTCGCGCTCACGCTCGCGCGGGCACGAGGGCTCGCACGACGTCGCCCTCACGGTCGAGGATGCTGCCACCCCGGGCACCGACGAGACCGGCCCGCTCGAGCCGCTGCCGACGTTCGTGCCGGTCGCCGCGGAGCCGCTGCCGCCCTTCCCGCCTGCCGTCGTCACCCCTGTCCCGGAGGATGAGACGGGAGGCCCGGCTCCGCGCCGGCCCGGCCCGCTCCCGCCGGTAGACTGA
- a CDS encoding formylglycine-generating enzyme family protein, with protein MTDIELARIDAGTVTLHDARRKVRWNVELEPFEIGVYAVTQAQFAEMLGETAVHPQRPAVDVSWLRAIRFCNAASEWEGLDPAYTFDGEEVTWHVDSDGFRLPTEAEWEHACRAGSTGAHYGPLADVAWTSADGVTSPQNVGGRLPNLNGLFDTLGNAWEWCWDLLDPARYGDYRVFRGGGFADDAWSVRASTRRGGAPRMHHDDVGLRVARGGFDGTDAAQGWSARTDAERAATDGPLPSGWTPLR; from the coding sequence ATGACGGACATCGAACTCGCGCGGATCGACGCGGGCACGGTCACCCTGCACGACGCACGCCGGAAGGTGCGCTGGAACGTCGAGCTCGAACCCTTCGAGATCGGCGTCTACGCGGTCACCCAGGCGCAGTTCGCCGAGATGCTCGGCGAGACCGCCGTGCATCCGCAGCGCCCCGCCGTCGATGTGAGCTGGCTGCGCGCGATCCGCTTCTGCAACGCCGCCTCGGAGTGGGAGGGGCTCGACCCCGCCTACACGTTCGACGGCGAGGAGGTGACGTGGCACGTCGACTCCGACGGGTTCCGCCTGCCGACCGAGGCCGAGTGGGAGCACGCGTGCCGGGCGGGCTCGACGGGCGCGCACTACGGGCCGCTCGCGGACGTCGCCTGGACCAGCGCCGACGGCGTGACCTCGCCGCAGAACGTCGGTGGTCGCCTGCCCAACCTCAACGGGCTCTTCGACACCCTCGGCAACGCGTGGGAGTGGTGCTGGGACCTGCTGGATCCCGCTCGCTACGGCGACTACCGGGTGTTCCGCGGCGGCGGCTTCGCCGACGACGCCTGGAGCGTACGCGCCTCGACCCGCCGCGGGGGAGCGCCCCGCATGCACCATGACGACGTGGGACTGCGCGTCGCCCGCGGCGGTTTCGACGGAACCGATGCGGCCCAGGGCTGGTCGGCGCGGACCGATGCAGAGCGCGCGGCGACCGATGGACCCCTGCCGTCGGGCTGGACTCCGCTGCGCTGA
- a CDS encoding nitroreductase family deazaflavin-dependent oxidoreductase — protein MPLTGEYKPSTSEWARKQAEAFEASEGAEANDLRGVPIIVLTTVGAKSGALRKTALMRVEHDGRYAVVASKGGAPDAPQWYWNLLKNAHVELQDGAAKRDYLARELSGDERAEWWARATAVWPDYDVYQTKTDRQIAIFVLEPHDA, from the coding sequence ATGCCGCTGACCGGAGAGTACAAGCCCAGCACGTCCGAGTGGGCCCGCAAACAGGCCGAGGCCTTCGAGGCGTCCGAGGGCGCTGAAGCCAACGACCTGCGCGGGGTCCCGATCATCGTCCTCACGACGGTCGGCGCCAAGTCCGGCGCCCTGCGCAAGACGGCGCTGATGCGCGTAGAGCACGACGGCCGCTACGCCGTCGTCGCGTCCAAGGGCGGCGCACCCGACGCCCCGCAGTGGTACTGGAACCTTCTCAAGAACGCCCACGTCGAGCTGCAGGACGGCGCGGCCAAGCGCGACTACCTCGCTCGTGAACTGTCCGGCGACGAGCGGGCCGAGTGGTGGGCACGCGCGACCGCGGTCTGGCCGGACTACGACGTCTACCAGACGAAGACCGACCGCCAGATCGCGATCTTCGTCCTCGAGCCGCACGACGCGTGA
- a CDS encoding dihydrolipoyl dehydrogenase family protein — protein sequence MDEREYDVIVIGAGAVGENAADRAMQGGLRTVIVEAELVGGECSYWACMPSKALLRAAAAVRAAQDVDGAKQAVTGDLDVAGVLRRRDRIAHDWNDDSQVTWLAETGIDLVRGHAEFIGVKRVRVTAADGTVTLLKARHAVVVATGSVPLLPDVPGLREIAPWTSRDATSAHDIPDSLAIIGGGVVAVEIATAYAGLGAKVTLIARSGVLGTMEPFAAELVQQSLDRLGVTVRTHVEVVSAHRTEKNAVLALDDGGRVVAQQVLVATGRTARTGDLGVETIGLAAGAWLTVDDTMLVTGTDWLYAVGDVNHRALFTHQGKYQARAAGDVIAARAKGEKVDDAPWGAHVATADHAHVPQVTFTDPEVASVGLTVAAAEAAGHRIRVLDYDLSWLAGATTRADHYEGQARAVVDEDRGVLIGMTFVGPDVAELLHAATIAIVGEVPLTRLWHAVPSYPTLSEVWLRLLEAYGRPAA from the coding sequence ATGGACGAACGAGAATACGACGTCATCGTGATCGGTGCGGGAGCGGTGGGCGAGAACGCGGCAGACCGCGCGATGCAGGGCGGTCTGCGCACCGTCATCGTCGAGGCCGAGCTCGTGGGCGGCGAATGCTCCTACTGGGCGTGCATGCCGTCGAAGGCGCTGCTGCGCGCCGCAGCGGCCGTACGGGCCGCGCAAGACGTGGACGGAGCGAAGCAGGCCGTGACGGGCGACCTCGATGTCGCCGGCGTCCTGCGGCGCCGCGATCGGATCGCGCACGACTGGAACGACGACTCCCAGGTCACCTGGCTCGCCGAGACCGGGATCGACCTCGTGCGCGGCCACGCCGAATTCATCGGGGTCAAGCGGGTGCGGGTCACCGCGGCCGACGGCACCGTCACCCTGCTTAAGGCCCGCCACGCCGTGGTCGTGGCGACCGGGTCGGTCCCGCTGCTGCCCGACGTCCCCGGGCTGCGGGAGATCGCGCCGTGGACCAGCCGCGACGCGACCAGCGCCCACGACATCCCGGACTCGCTCGCGATCATCGGCGGCGGTGTCGTGGCTGTGGAGATCGCCACCGCCTACGCCGGGCTGGGCGCGAAGGTGACGCTTATCGCGCGGTCCGGGGTCCTCGGCACGATGGAACCGTTCGCCGCGGAACTCGTACAGCAGTCGCTGGACCGCCTCGGTGTGACGGTGCGCACCCACGTCGAGGTCGTTTCCGCCCATCGCACCGAGAAGAACGCCGTGCTGGCGCTCGATGACGGGGGCCGCGTCGTCGCTCAGCAGGTGCTCGTCGCGACCGGACGCACCGCCCGCACGGGCGACCTCGGCGTGGAGACCATCGGCCTCGCCGCCGGCGCATGGCTCACCGTCGACGACACAATGCTCGTGACAGGCACGGACTGGTTGTACGCCGTCGGCGACGTCAACCATCGCGCCCTGTTCACCCACCAGGGCAAGTACCAGGCGCGCGCGGCGGGCGATGTGATCGCGGCTCGGGCGAAGGGCGAGAAGGTGGATGACGCACCCTGGGGCGCGCATGTCGCGACCGCCGACCATGCCCATGTCCCGCAGGTCACCTTCACGGATCCGGAGGTCGCGTCGGTGGGGCTCACCGTTGCGGCCGCAGAGGCTGCGGGCCACCGCATCCGCGTCCTGGACTACGACCTGTCCTGGCTCGCGGGAGCGACCACACGCGCCGACCACTACGAGGGTCAGGCGCGGGCTGTCGTCGATGAGGATCGCGGCGTGCTCATCGGTATGACGTTCGTCGGTCCGGACGTGGCCGAACTGCTGCACGCCGCGACCATCGCGATCGTCGGGGAAGTACCCCTCACGCGCCTGTGGCACGCCGTGCCGTCGTACCCGACGCTCAGCGAGGTGTGGCTGCGCCTGCTCGAGGCCTACGGACGACCGGCCGCCTGA
- the sucD gene encoding succinate--CoA ligase subunit alpha, with product MSIFLNKDSKVIVQGITGGEGTKHTALMLKAGTQVVGGVNARKAGTTVLHTDAAGNPVELPVFASVAEAIAATGADVSIAFVPPAFTKDAMVEAIDAEIPLLVVITEGVPVGDTAEAWAYAQSKGNTTRIIGPNCPGIITPGESLVGITPANIAGKGPIGLVSKSGTLTYQMMYELREIGFSTAIGIGGDPVIGTTHIDALAAFEADPDTKAIVMIGEIGGDAEERAAEFIKANVTKPVVGYVAGFTAPEGKTMGHAGAIVSGSAGTAQAKKEALEAAGVKVGKTPSETADLMREIIAGL from the coding sequence ATGTCGATCTTCCTCAACAAGGACTCCAAGGTCATCGTCCAGGGCATCACCGGCGGCGAAGGCACCAAGCACACGGCTCTCATGCTCAAGGCCGGCACGCAGGTCGTCGGCGGCGTGAACGCACGCAAGGCCGGCACCACGGTGCTGCACACGGATGCTGCGGGCAACCCCGTCGAGCTGCCCGTGTTCGCGTCGGTCGCCGAGGCGATCGCCGCCACCGGCGCCGACGTCTCGATCGCCTTCGTGCCGCCCGCATTCACGAAGGACGCGATGGTCGAGGCCATCGACGCCGAGATCCCGCTGCTCGTTGTGATCACCGAGGGCGTGCCCGTCGGCGACACCGCCGAGGCCTGGGCCTACGCGCAGTCCAAGGGCAACACGACCCGCATCATCGGACCGAACTGCCCCGGCATCATCACGCCGGGCGAGTCGCTCGTCGGCATCACGCCGGCCAACATCGCAGGCAAGGGCCCGATCGGACTCGTCTCCAAGTCGGGCACCCTGACCTACCAGATGATGTACGAGCTGCGCGAGATCGGCTTCTCGACCGCCATCGGCATCGGCGGCGACCCGGTCATCGGCACCACCCACATCGACGCGCTGGCCGCGTTCGAGGCGGACCCCGACACCAAGGCGATCGTGATGATCGGCGAGATCGGCGGCGACGCCGAAGAGCGCGCGGCCGAGTTCATCAAGGCCAACGTCACCAAGCCGGTCGTCGGCTACGTCGCGGGCTTCACCGCTCCCGAGGGCAAGACCATGGGTCACGCCGGCGCCATCGTGTCCGGCTCGGCCGGCACGGCGCAGGCCAAGAAGGAGGCCCTCGAGGCCGCCGGAGTCAAGGTCGGCAAGACGCCGTCCGAGACCGCCGACCTGATGCGCGAGATCATCGCCGGACTGTAG
- a CDS encoding NCS2 family permease has product MTTTPSPETATDAQPVEPRNGFDRFFEITRRGSTIGTEIRGGVVTFVTMAYIVILNPIILSSGTDVVGNQLGFSAVTAVTALTAGVMTILFGLVTRLPFAFAAGLGINSFLAVSVVGQVTWPEAMGLVVINGLIIVILAATGLRRMIFDAVPVQLKLAITVGIGLFIAFIGFVDAGFVTATGANSPPVGLGIAGSIATVPTLIFVFTLLLTGILVARKVKGGILIGLVSGTLVAVIVEAIWNIGPKFSDDGVNPGGWGLSVPELPGSLVSVPDLSLIGQVSLFGSFERIGALAALMLVFTLVFTNFFDAMGTMTGLSKEAGLANEKGDFPRIKSALIVEGVGAVAGGYASASSNTVFIESGSGIGEGARTGLANVVTGLLFLIAMFFTPLVSIVPTEVAASALVIVGAMMMAQIKYIDFSDFSILLPVFLAITVMPLTYSIANGIGAGFVSWVIVRSLSGKARQISPLLWVVAAGFAIYFARGPVEALLAQ; this is encoded by the coding sequence ATGACAACGACGCCGTCGCCCGAGACAGCAACAGACGCCCAGCCGGTCGAACCCCGCAACGGGTTCGACCGATTCTTCGAGATCACCCGCCGCGGCTCGACGATCGGAACCGAGATCCGAGGCGGTGTCGTGACGTTCGTCACGATGGCCTACATCGTGATCCTGAACCCGATCATCCTGTCCAGCGGTACGGATGTCGTCGGCAACCAGCTCGGCTTCTCGGCGGTCACGGCGGTCACCGCACTCACCGCCGGTGTCATGACGATCCTGTTCGGCCTCGTCACGCGCCTGCCGTTCGCGTTCGCCGCCGGGCTCGGCATCAACTCCTTCCTCGCCGTCAGCGTCGTCGGGCAGGTGACATGGCCCGAAGCCATGGGCCTGGTCGTCATCAACGGTCTGATCATCGTGATCCTCGCGGCCACCGGCCTGCGCCGCATGATCTTCGACGCCGTGCCCGTGCAGCTCAAGCTCGCGATCACCGTCGGTATCGGCCTCTTCATCGCGTTCATCGGTTTCGTCGACGCCGGCTTCGTCACGGCGACCGGTGCGAACTCTCCCCCGGTCGGGCTCGGCATCGCCGGCTCGATCGCCACCGTCCCGACACTGATCTTCGTCTTCACGCTGCTGCTCACCGGCATCCTGGTGGCCCGCAAGGTCAAGGGCGGCATCCTCATCGGACTCGTCTCCGGCACGCTGGTCGCGGTCATCGTCGAGGCGATCTGGAACATCGGACCCAAGTTCAGCGACGACGGCGTCAACCCCGGCGGCTGGGGCCTCTCGGTCCCCGAACTGCCCGGCTCGCTCGTCAGCGTTCCCGACCTCTCCCTCATCGGCCAGGTCTCGCTCTTCGGCTCGTTCGAACGGATCGGCGCGCTGGCGGCACTCATGCTCGTCTTCACGCTGGTGTTCACCAACTTCTTCGACGCGATGGGCACCATGACGGGCCTGTCCAAGGAAGCCGGCCTCGCCAACGAGAAGGGCGACTTCCCGCGCATCAAGTCCGCGCTGATCGTCGAAGGTGTCGGCGCGGTCGCCGGCGGCTATGCCTCGGCCTCGTCCAACACGGTGTTCATCGAGTCCGGCTCCGGCATCGGCGAGGGCGCCCGCACGGGTCTCGCGAACGTCGTGACCGGTCTGCTGTTCCTCATCGCGATGTTCTTCACGCCGCTCGTCTCGATCGTTCCGACCGAGGTCGCGGCCTCGGCCCTGGTGATCGTCGGCGCGATGATGATGGCGCAGATCAAGTACATCGACTTCTCGGACTTCTCGATCCTCCTGCCGGTGTTCCTTGCGATCACCGTCATGCCGCTGACCTACTCGATCGCCAACGGCATCGGTGCGGGCTTCGTCTCCTGGGTGATCGTCCGCTCGCTCTCCGGCAAGGCGCGCCAGATCAGCCCGCTGCTGTGGGTCGTCGCGGCCGGCTTCGCGATCTACTTCGCGCGTGGCCCCGTCGAGGCGCTGCTCGCCCAGTAG
- the purN gene encoding phosphoribosylglycinamide formyltransferase produces MLTVAVLISGAGSNLKALLDAAAEEDYPARIVVVGADREADGFAHAQAYGIPTFLVPWSEFDSREAWGAELATQLAVWRPDLIVLSGLMRLLPAEVVDAWSPRIINTHPAYLPEFPGAHGVRDALAAGATQTGASIIVVDNGVDSGPILAQERVPIRSDDDEHTLHERIKPVERRLLVDVVRRIATGELDLSAP; encoded by the coding sequence GTGCTCACGGTCGCGGTCCTCATCTCCGGCGCGGGCTCCAATCTGAAGGCCCTGCTGGATGCCGCGGCCGAGGAGGACTATCCCGCCCGGATCGTCGTCGTCGGCGCCGATCGCGAGGCCGACGGGTTTGCGCACGCGCAGGCCTACGGTATCCCGACCTTCCTCGTCCCGTGGAGCGAGTTCGACTCGCGCGAAGCGTGGGGCGCGGAGCTCGCGACCCAGCTGGCCGTGTGGCGTCCCGACCTGATCGTGCTCAGCGGTCTCATGCGGCTGCTGCCCGCCGAGGTCGTGGACGCGTGGTCGCCGCGCATCATCAACACGCACCCGGCGTACCTGCCCGAGTTCCCCGGCGCCCATGGCGTGCGCGATGCGCTCGCCGCCGGTGCGACCCAGACCGGCGCCAGCATCATCGTGGTGGACAACGGCGTCGACAGCGGACCGATCCTCGCGCAGGAGCGCGTGCCGATTCGCTCGGACGACGACGAGCACACGCTGCACGAGCGCATCAAGCCCGTCGAGCGTCGCCTCCTCGTCGATGTGGTGCGCCGCATCGCGACCGGCGAGCTCGATCTCTCCGCCCCCTGA